The following are from one region of the Jeongeupia sp. USM3 genome:
- a CDS encoding sodium:proton antiporter — translation MKRLLPLLLAALPALAHAADVDGAQLSLAWMLPFVGILLSIALFPLLAPHFWHSHFGKISAFWALAFLVPFALTFGGGAATGVVAHALIDEYIPFILLLFALYTVSGGILVWGNLHGSPKVNTAILALGTVCASIMGTTGAAMLLIRPLLKANDNRKHNVHVVVFFIFLVANIGGGLTPIGDPPLFLGFLKGISFFWTLEHMLPLVALNSAILLTLFYFIDRHFYSKEDEVKAVDPTPDSGIKLYGKFNFLLIAAVVAAVVMSGVWKPGIDFHVLGTEVGLQDIVRDVLLIVIALVSLKFTPKQIRAGNDFNWDPILEVAKLFIGIFLAMAPAIAILRAGEAGQLASLVRLVSDSGGAPIDSMYFWMTGILSSFLDNAPTYLVFFNLAHGDAAHMMGPMASTLLAISAGAVFMGAMTYIGNAPNFMVKAVAEDRGVKMPSFFGYMLWSVVILLPCFVITSLVFFHY, via the coding sequence ATGAAACGACTCCTTCCCCTGCTGCTCGCCGCGCTGCCGGCGCTGGCCCACGCCGCCGACGTCGATGGCGCCCAGCTCAGCCTCGCCTGGATGCTGCCCTTTGTCGGCATCCTGCTGTCGATCGCGCTGTTCCCGCTGCTGGCGCCGCACTTCTGGCACTCGCATTTCGGCAAGATCTCGGCATTCTGGGCGCTGGCCTTCCTGGTGCCGTTCGCGCTGACCTTCGGCGGCGGTGCCGCCACCGGCGTCGTCGCGCACGCGCTGATCGACGAATACATCCCCTTCATCCTGCTGCTGTTCGCGCTGTACACGGTCTCGGGCGGCATCCTCGTCTGGGGCAATCTGCACGGCTCGCCCAAGGTCAACACCGCGATCCTCGCGCTCGGCACCGTGTGCGCGTCGATCATGGGGACGACCGGCGCGGCGATGCTGCTGATCCGTCCGCTGCTGAAGGCCAACGACAACCGCAAGCACAATGTCCACGTCGTGGTGTTCTTCATCTTCCTCGTCGCCAACATCGGCGGCGGGCTGACGCCGATCGGCGATCCGCCGCTGTTCCTCGGCTTCCTCAAGGGCATCAGTTTCTTCTGGACGCTCGAGCACATGCTGCCGCTGGTGGCGCTCAATTCGGCGATCCTGCTGACGCTGTTCTACTTCATCGACCGCCATTTCTACAGCAAGGAAGACGAGGTCAAGGCGGTCGATCCGACGCCGGACTCCGGCATCAAGCTCTACGGCAAGTTCAACTTCCTGCTGATTGCCGCCGTCGTCGCCGCGGTGGTGATGTCGGGCGTGTGGAAGCCGGGCATCGACTTCCACGTGCTCGGCACCGAAGTCGGCCTGCAGGACATCGTCCGCGACGTGCTGCTGATCGTCATCGCGCTGGTGTCGCTGAAGTTCACCCCCAAGCAGATCCGTGCCGGCAACGACTTCAACTGGGACCCGATCCTCGAAGTCGCCAAGCTGTTCATCGGCATCTTCCTGGCGATGGCGCCGGCGATCGCGATCCTGCGCGCCGGCGAGGCCGGCCAGCTCGCGTCGCTGGTCCGGCTGGTCAGCGATTCGGGCGGTGCGCCGATCGACTCGATGTACTTCTGGATGACCGGCATCCTGTCGAGCTTCCTCGACAACGCGCCGACGTATCTGGTGTTCTTCAACCTCGCCCACGGCGACGCGGCGCACATGATGGGGCCGATGGCGTCGACCCTGCTGGCAATCTCGGCCGGCGCGGTGTTCATGGGCGCGATGACCTATATCGGCAATGCGCCGAACTTCATGGTCAAGGCCGTCGCCGAGGACCGCGGCGTGAAGATGCCGAGCTTCTTCGGCTACATGCTCTGGTCGGTCGTGATCCTGCTGCCGTGCTTCGTGATCACCTCGCTGGTGTTCTTCCACTACTGA
- a CDS encoding phosphoketolase → MAQQPLSQDLLDKMHRYWQAANYLSVGQIYLLDNPLLKEPLERKHIKPRLLGHWGTTPGLNFIYVHANRLIKERELNMIYITGPGHGGPGLVANTWLEGSYEEFYPSIDRTEGGMQRLFKQFSFPRGIPSHVAPETPGSMHEGGELGYSVSHAYGAAFDHPDQVVIAVVGDGEAETGPLAASWHSNKYLHPVNDGFVLPILHLNGYKIANPTVLARLSKEEITKLFEGYGYKPHFVELKHETFNDKHATFHDIHQKMAATMDACLDELNAIREAAKAEIAAGKPITRPQWPMIVMRTPKGWTGPKEIKGKKVEDYWRSHQVPFSDIDAENVHNLENWLKSYEPETLFNADGSVKAELTELAPKAQHRMGSNPVVHGQASKDLRMPDFRNYEVKFDKPGTVNAEATREMGKLLRDVMKENEEQRNFRIVGPDETASNRWNNVFEETGKTWFADYLPEDEHNDTLSQDGRVMEILSEHTCQGWLEGYNLTGRHGFFSCYEAFIHVVDSMFNQHAKWLKTTRHINWRKPLPSLNYLLTSHVWRQDHNGFSHQDPGFIDHVVNKRAEVIRVYLPPDANTLLSVTDHCLRSRHYVNVVVAGKQPALQYLTMDQAIKHCTKGLGIWDWASNDDGGEPDVVMACAGEIPTMEALAATDLLRQHFPDLKIRFVNVVDLMTLQPKEEHPHGLSNREFDSIFTADKPIMFAFHGYPWLIHRLCYRRNGHSNIHARGYKEEGSTSTPFDMVVVNQLDRFNLAIDVIDRVPKLSKIGAHVRQKFADKLVEHGQYIAEHGDDMPEVKNWVWPY, encoded by the coding sequence GTGGCTCAACAACCGCTTTCCCAAGACCTCCTCGACAAGATGCACCGCTACTGGCAGGCCGCAAACTACCTGTCGGTCGGCCAGATCTATCTGCTCGACAACCCCCTGCTGAAGGAGCCGCTGGAGCGCAAGCACATCAAGCCCCGCCTGCTCGGCCACTGGGGCACGACGCCGGGCCTGAACTTCATCTACGTTCACGCCAACCGCCTCATCAAAGAGCGCGAACTGAACATGATCTACATCACCGGTCCTGGCCATGGCGGCCCGGGTCTGGTGGCCAACACCTGGCTGGAAGGCAGCTACGAAGAGTTCTATCCGAGCATCGACCGCACCGAAGGCGGCATGCAGCGTCTCTTCAAGCAGTTCTCGTTCCCGCGCGGCATTCCGTCGCACGTCGCCCCGGAAACCCCGGGCTCGATGCACGAAGGCGGTGAACTCGGTTACTCGGTCTCGCACGCCTACGGCGCGGCGTTCGACCATCCGGACCAGGTCGTGATCGCCGTGGTCGGCGACGGCGAAGCCGAAACCGGCCCGCTCGCGGCCAGCTGGCACTCGAACAAGTACCTGCACCCGGTCAACGACGGTTTCGTGCTGCCGATCCTGCACCTGAACGGCTACAAGATCGCCAACCCGACCGTGCTGGCGCGTCTGTCGAAGGAAGAAATCACCAAGCTGTTCGAAGGCTATGGCTACAAGCCGCATTTCGTCGAACTGAAGCACGAAACCTTCAACGACAAGCACGCGACCTTCCACGACATCCATCAGAAGATGGCTGCGACGATGGACGCCTGCCTGGACGAGCTGAACGCAATCCGCGAAGCCGCCAAGGCCGAGATCGCCGCCGGCAAGCCGATCACCCGCCCGCAATGGCCGATGATCGTGATGCGCACGCCGAAGGGCTGGACCGGTCCGAAGGAAATCAAGGGCAAGAAGGTCGAGGACTACTGGCGCAGCCACCAGGTGCCGTTCTCGGACATCGACGCCGAAAACGTCCACAACCTGGAAAACTGGCTCAAGTCGTACGAGCCGGAAACGCTGTTCAACGCCGACGGCTCGGTCAAGGCCGAACTCACCGAGCTTGCACCGAAGGCGCAGCACCGCATGGGCTCGAACCCGGTCGTCCACGGCCAGGCTTCGAAAGACCTGCGCATGCCGGACTTCCGCAACTACGAAGTCAAGTTCGACAAGCCGGGCACCGTCAACGCCGAAGCCACCCGTGAAATGGGCAAGCTGCTGCGCGACGTGATGAAGGAAAACGAAGAGCAGCGCAACTTCCGCATCGTCGGCCCGGACGAAACCGCGTCGAACCGCTGGAACAACGTGTTCGAGGAAACCGGCAAGACCTGGTTCGCCGACTACCTGCCGGAAGACGAACACAACGACACGCTGTCGCAAGACGGTCGCGTGATGGAAATCCTCTCCGAGCACACCTGCCAGGGCTGGCTCGAAGGCTACAACCTCACCGGTCGCCACGGCTTCTTCAGCTGCTACGAAGCGTTCATCCACGTCGTCGACTCGATGTTCAACCAGCACGCCAAGTGGCTGAAGACCACCCGCCACATCAACTGGCGCAAGCCGCTGCCGTCGCTGAACTACCTGCTGACCAGCCACGTCTGGCGTCAGGACCACAACGGCTTCTCGCACCAGGATCCGGGCTTTATCGACCACGTCGTCAACAAGCGTGCCGAAGTGATCCGCGTCTACCTGCCGCCTGACGCGAACACCCTGCTGTCGGTGACCGACCACTGCCTGCGTTCGCGCCACTACGTGAACGTCGTCGTGGCCGGCAAGCAGCCCGCGCTGCAGTACCTGACCATGGATCAGGCGATCAAGCACTGCACCAAGGGCCTGGGCATCTGGGACTGGGCGTCGAACGACGACGGCGGCGAGCCGGACGTGGTGATGGCCTGCGCCGGTGAAATCCCGACCATGGAAGCACTGGCCGCAACCGACCTGCTGCGCCAGCACTTCCCGGACCTGAAGATCCGCTTCGTCAACGTCGTCGACCTGATGACGCTGCAGCCGAAGGAAGAGCACCCGCACGGCCTGTCGAACCGCGAGTTCGATTCGATCTTCACCGCCGACAAGCCGATCATGTTCGCCTTCCACGGCTACCCGTGGCTGATCCACCGCCTGTGCTACCGCCGCAACGGCCACAGCAACATCCATGCGCGCGGCTACAAGGAAGAAGGTTCGACCTCGACGCCGTTCGACATGGTCGTCGTCAACCAGCTCGACCGCTTCAACCTGGCGATCGACGTGATCGACCGCGTGCCGAAGCTGTCCAAGATCGGCGCCCACGTGCGGCAGAAGTTTGCCGACAAGCTGGTCGAGCACGGTCAGTACATCGCCGAGCACGGTGACGACATGCCGGAAGTGAAGAACTGGGTCTGGCCGTACTGA
- a CDS encoding DUF2782 domain-containing protein, with protein sequence MKSMLTSLMLLASGATMAELPPIDPPPPPPQSVPAEQLPPVTKPKANKAVGEPEVRIIEKADATIAEYRMNGRLYMMKVTPKVGAPYVLYDHEGNGQFDRIDGADSGGARLSVPQWTLFSW encoded by the coding sequence ATGAAATCCATGCTGACCAGCCTGATGCTGCTCGCCAGCGGCGCAACGATGGCCGAGCTGCCGCCGATCGATCCGCCGCCGCCGCCGCCGCAATCGGTACCGGCCGAACAACTGCCGCCGGTGACCAAACCCAAGGCCAACAAGGCGGTCGGCGAGCCCGAAGTGCGCATCATCGAGAAGGCCGACGCGACGATCGCCGAGTACCGGATGAACGGCAGGCTCTACATGATGAAGGTCACGCCCAAGGTCGGCGCGCCGTACGTCCTCTATGACCACGAAGGCAACGGCCAGTTCGACCGGATCGACGGCGCCGATTCGGGCGGTGCGCGCCTGTCGGTGCCGCAGTGGACGCTGTTCTCGTGGTAA
- a CDS encoding inositol monophosphatase family protein: protein MSDTDLLARMSDCARDVSASEIMPRFRQVTARRKHDGTLLTEADLASQAWLMRALPEIAPYPVLGEEMCAADQKALLDANPDGLWIVDPIDGTSNFAHGLPYFTVSIALWRHGRSEYGAIYAPVLDECFTARRGAGAWLNGERLEAPAEPVRISDSIAAVEPKYLGGHLPVRIVTVAPFTSQRNYGAATLDWCYLAAGRFDLMLHGAQRLWDYAAGALIAEEAGCVLGTLKGRSYWDCDPWTRSAVAARHPQAFDVWHQWATQNR, encoded by the coding sequence GTGTCCGATACCGACCTGCTTGCCCGAATGTCCGACTGCGCCCGCGACGTCTCGGCCAGCGAGATCATGCCGCGTTTCCGCCAGGTCACCGCGCGCCGCAAGCACGACGGCACGCTGCTCACCGAGGCCGACCTCGCCAGCCAGGCCTGGCTGATGCGGGCGCTGCCCGAGATCGCCCCCTACCCGGTGCTCGGCGAGGAAATGTGCGCGGCCGACCAGAAGGCGCTGCTCGACGCCAATCCGGACGGGCTGTGGATCGTCGACCCGATCGACGGCACCAGCAACTTCGCCCACGGCCTGCCCTATTTCACCGTGTCGATCGCGTTATGGCGGCACGGCCGTTCCGAATACGGCGCGATCTACGCGCCGGTGCTCGACGAATGCTTCACCGCCCGGCGCGGTGCCGGTGCCTGGCTGAACGGCGAACGGCTCGAAGCCCCGGCCGAACCGGTGCGGATATCCGATTCGATCGCCGCGGTCGAACCGAAATACCTCGGCGGCCACCTGCCGGTGCGCATCGTCACCGTCGCGCCGTTCACCAGCCAGCGCAACTACGGCGCCGCGACGCTCGACTGGTGCTACCTCGCCGCCGGCCGTTTCGACCTGATGCTGCACGGCGCGCAAAGGCTGTGGGACTACGCCGCCGGCGCGCTGATCGCCGAGGAGGCCGGCTGCGTGCTCGGCACGCTCAAGGGCCGCAGCTACTGGGACTGCGACCCGTGGACCCGCTCGGCCGTCGCCGCCCGCCACCCGCAAGCGTTCGACGTTTGGCATCAGTGGGCGACTCAGAACCGCTGA
- the gloA gene encoding lactoylglutathione lyase: MRLLHTMLRVGDLDRALAFYTEVLGMRLLRRQDYPEGRFTLAFVGYGNEADTAVLELTHNWDTAAYEPGNAYGHIAIETDDIVATCEAVRARGGKVVREPGPMKHGTTVIAFVEDPDGYKIEFIQKHTQ; this comes from the coding sequence GTGCGCCTTCTTCACACCATGCTGCGCGTCGGCGATCTCGACCGCGCGCTGGCCTTCTATACCGAAGTGCTCGGCATGCGCCTGCTGCGCCGTCAGGATTACCCGGAAGGCCGCTTCACGCTGGCCTTCGTCGGCTATGGCAACGAGGCCGATACCGCCGTGCTCGAGCTGACCCACAACTGGGATACCGCGGCCTACGAGCCCGGCAACGCCTACGGCCATATCGCGATCGAAACCGACGACATCGTTGCGACCTGTGAGGCCGTGCGCGCCAGGGGCGGCAAGGTCGTACGCGAACCGGGCCCGATGAAACACGGCACGACGGTCATCGCCTTCGTCGAGGATCCGGACGGCTACAAGATCGAGTTCATCCAGAAGCACACCCAGTAA
- a CDS encoding LTA synthase family protein: MQGLQHWTLKLARLAGPYALLLAGRLLIDTDWAPSRLLFSLLVYLVFAIILNRWASVGAALGLEGFLTHASWAKEALTGETLVARDVLEVSQGASLASYLGWEMIAFAALFVVALGVGLWKRPRFSWWRLAAGLVLPAMLGLRLGDAGAASKAVSTTLAEVFRAPYLSYNFNENAKQNGIIAHLYYTAESIKLPRRGPHAFYDNPPAVLDPAPEPDVALILCEACFTTADDRFRTPIAELTTQGFVQSTAISPVYGGGTSEAEFELLAGLSSQVLPGVDYQNFGPDYRDGAESLVSHFNAAGYFTAGIHNFYGSFWKRDTVYKRFGFDEQHFVETMDWHTRTWPSDALLYRRALDVYAARPAKQKQFLFLVTVMTHGAYRSSDDGETDYRKRLGAAVAEMQKFVAELEKRAKKRKRPLTVIVVGDHKPSLTAVFHRKGVFDASYFRTTGASNGDFRFAYKLSPMQYRVRGEVPVFIKTSGKGNADPAAMAGRVAERPMFCLSSEVARLASGNDRFWPALAGICERSPDALSKHGRVWQTVFPLPLYAERLF, encoded by the coding sequence ATGCAAGGACTGCAGCACTGGACACTCAAACTGGCGCGACTGGCGGGGCCGTACGCGCTGCTGCTGGCCGGCCGGCTGCTGATCGACACCGACTGGGCGCCGTCGCGGCTGCTGTTTTCGCTGCTCGTCTACCTGGTCTTCGCGATCATCCTCAACCGCTGGGCCTCGGTCGGCGCCGCGCTCGGCCTCGAGGGCTTTCTGACCCATGCCAGCTGGGCCAAGGAGGCGCTGACCGGCGAGACGCTGGTCGCGCGCGATGTGCTCGAGGTCTCGCAGGGGGCATCGCTGGCGAGCTATCTCGGCTGGGAAATGATCGCGTTCGCGGCCCTGTTCGTCGTCGCGCTGGGCGTCGGCCTGTGGAAGCGGCCGCGGTTCTCGTGGTGGCGGCTGGCGGCCGGGCTGGTCCTGCCGGCGATGCTCGGCCTGCGGCTGGGCGACGCCGGCGCCGCGTCCAAGGCGGTCAGCACCACGCTGGCCGAGGTGTTCCGCGCACCGTACCTGTCGTACAACTTCAACGAGAACGCCAAGCAGAACGGCATCATCGCGCATCTGTACTACACCGCCGAGAGCATCAAGCTGCCGCGGCGCGGGCCGCACGCGTTCTACGACAACCCGCCGGCCGTGCTCGACCCGGCGCCCGAACCCGATGTCGCGCTGATCCTGTGCGAGGCGTGCTTCACCACCGCCGACGACCGCTTCCGCACGCCGATCGCCGAACTGACGACGCAGGGCTTCGTCCAGTCGACCGCGATCAGCCCGGTCTACGGCGGCGGCACGTCGGAGGCCGAGTTCGAGCTGCTCGCCGGGCTGTCGTCGCAGGTGCTGCCCGGTGTCGACTACCAGAACTTCGGCCCAGACTACCGCGACGGCGCCGAATCGCTGGTGTCGCACTTCAATGCCGCCGGTTATTTCACCGCCGGCATCCACAATTTCTACGGCTCGTTCTGGAAGCGCGACACCGTCTACAAGCGTTTCGGCTTCGACGAACAGCATTTCGTCGAGACGATGGACTGGCACACGCGGACCTGGCCGTCCGACGCGCTCTTGTACCGGCGTGCGCTCGACGTCTACGCGGCCCGCCCGGCGAAGCAGAAGCAGTTCCTGTTCCTGGTGACGGTGATGACGCACGGCGCCTACCGCAGCAGCGACGACGGCGAGACCGACTACCGCAAGCGGCTCGGCGCGGCCGTCGCCGAGATGCAGAAATTTGTCGCCGAGCTGGAAAAACGCGCGAAGAAGCGCAAGCGGCCGCTGACGGTCATCGTCGTCGGCGACCACAAGCCGTCGCTGACCGCGGTCTTCCACCGCAAGGGCGTGTTCGACGCGAGCTATTTCCGGACCACCGGTGCGAGCAATGGCGACTTCCGTTTCGCCTACAAGCTGAGCCCGATGCAGTACCGCGTTCGCGGCGAGGTGCCGGTGTTCATCAAGACCAGCGGCAAGGGCAATGCCGATCCGGCCGCGATGGCCGGGCGCGTCGCCGAGCGGCCGATGTTCTGCTTGTCGAGCGAGGTTGCGCGCTTGGCGAGTGGCAACGACCGCTTCTGGCCGGCGCTGGCCGGGATTTGCGAGCGCAGCCCGGACGCGCTGTCGAAGCACGGCAGGGTGTGGCAGACGGTGTTTCCGTTGCCTTTGTATGCGGAGCGGTTGTTCTAG
- a CDS encoding FAD-binding oxidoreductase — MSFMTELAALLDPAGILTGAQIDGYLLDNRRRYHGAAQAVVRPRSTAEVAAVMKLAHAHGVPVVPQGGNTGNCGAATPDDSGTAIVLSLERMNRIREVDADNNTITVDAGTVVADVQAAARAAGRLFAADWGAVGSARIGGALGTNAGGVNVLHYGNMRELTLGLEVVLADGTVWDGLRGLRKDNTGYDLKQLFIGSEGTLGVITAAVLKLSPLLSAQATALVALETPDAAVTLLRGLQDRVGERVTSFELVSRRCWELLAEHCPELPQPFDAPPAWTVLVELSDGGSPAALTERLAEALFDLGHEEVLLAQSVTEAQDFWRLREHIPESQRRRGVSIKHDIAVPVSHIPAFMTEAETALKAAFPDLDLVAFGHVGDGNLHYNVFLGDLSKAVYEREPAVNAVVYAVVAKHQGTISAEHGVGQLKRDQLPLYRSGIELDLMRRIKAALDPQGIMNPGKVL; from the coding sequence ATGTCGTTCATGACCGAACTCGCCGCGCTGCTCGACCCGGCCGGCATCCTCACCGGCGCACAGATCGACGGCTATCTGCTCGACAACCGCCGCCGCTACCACGGCGCCGCGCAGGCGGTGGTGCGGCCGCGCTCGACCGCGGAAGTCGCCGCGGTGATGAAGCTGGCGCACGCGCACGGCGTGCCGGTGGTGCCGCAGGGCGGCAATACCGGCAACTGCGGTGCGGCGACGCCGGACGACAGCGGCACGGCGATCGTGCTGTCGCTCGAACGGATGAACCGCATCCGCGAGGTCGACGCCGACAACAACACGATCACCGTCGATGCCGGCACCGTCGTCGCCGACGTGCAGGCCGCCGCGCGTGCCGCCGGCAGGCTGTTTGCCGCCGACTGGGGCGCGGTCGGCTCGGCGCGGATCGGGGGTGCGCTGGGGACCAATGCCGGCGGCGTCAACGTGCTCCACTACGGCAATATGCGCGAGCTGACGCTGGGGCTCGAGGTCGTGCTGGCCGACGGCACCGTCTGGGACGGGCTGCGGGGCCTGCGCAAGGACAACACCGGTTACGATTTGAAGCAGCTGTTCATCGGCTCGGAAGGCACGCTCGGCGTGATCACCGCTGCGGTGCTCAAGCTGTCGCCGCTGCTGTCGGCGCAGGCGACCGCGCTGGTCGCGCTCGAGACGCCGGACGCCGCGGTGACCCTGCTGCGCGGACTGCAGGACCGGGTCGGCGAACGGGTGACGTCGTTCGAGCTGGTGTCGCGCCGCTGTTGGGAACTGCTCGCCGAACACTGCCCCGAACTGCCGCAGCCCTTCGATGCACCGCCGGCGTGGACCGTGCTGGTCGAGCTGTCCGACGGCGGCAGCCCGGCGGCGCTGACCGAGCGGCTGGCCGAGGCGCTGTTCGACCTCGGCCACGAGGAGGTGCTGCTGGCGCAGAGCGTGACCGAGGCGCAGGACTTCTGGCGCCTGCGCGAACACATCCCCGAGTCGCAGCGTCGCCGCGGTGTGAGCATCAAGCACGACATCGCCGTGCCGGTCTCGCACATCCCGGCCTTCATGACCGAGGCGGAAACAGCGCTCAAGGCCGCATTTCCCGACCTCGACCTTGTCGCTTTCGGCCACGTCGGCGACGGCAACCTGCACTACAACGTCTTCCTCGGCGACCTGTCGAAAGCCGTCTACGAGCGCGAGCCGGCGGTCAACGCCGTCGTCTATGCGGTGGTCGCCAAGCATCAGGGCACGATCAGCGCCGAGCACGGCGTCGGCCAGCTCAAGCGCGACCAGCTGCCGCTGTACCGCAGCGGGATCGAGCTGGACCTGATGCGGCGAATCAAGGCCGCGCTCGATCCGCAAGGGATCATGAATCCGGGCAAGGTGCTCTAA
- a CDS encoding TIGR00730 family Rossman fold protein: MNLKDKLPHVVDSQIDAELQGTRAREAWRVFGIMAEFVEATERLQRIQPAVSIFGSARIGRDHAYYKRTEEIARRLSDAGFAVISGGGPGLMEAANKGAYDGASPSVGLNIQLQHEQSNNPYQDVSQSFRHFFARKVMFVKHASAYVVMPGGFGTLDELTEALTLIQTGKSRKMPIILVGSDFWSGLIDWFRVRLVADGMINAADLDLVQLIDDPAAIVEAIFRFFETRGFEMSPAEREMQFSL, encoded by the coding sequence ATGAATCTCAAGGACAAGCTGCCGCATGTCGTCGACTCGCAGATCGACGCCGAGCTTCAGGGCACGCGTGCCCGGGAGGCGTGGCGGGTATTCGGGATCATGGCCGAATTCGTCGAAGCGACCGAGCGCCTGCAACGGATCCAGCCGGCGGTGTCGATCTTCGGCTCGGCACGCATCGGGCGCGACCACGCCTATTATAAGCGCACCGAGGAGATTGCCCGGCGGCTGTCGGATGCCGGCTTCGCGGTGATCTCGGGCGGCGGGCCGGGGCTGATGGAGGCGGCGAACAAGGGCGCCTACGACGGCGCGAGCCCGTCGGTCGGGCTCAACATCCAGCTGCAGCACGAGCAGAGCAACAACCCGTATCAGGACGTCAGCCAGAGTTTCCGCCACTTCTTCGCGCGCAAGGTGATGTTCGTCAAGCACGCCAGCGCCTACGTGGTGATGCCGGGGGGCTTCGGCACGCTCGACGAGCTGACCGAGGCGCTGACGCTGATCCAGACCGGCAAGTCGCGCAAGATGCCGATCATCCTCGTCGGCAGCGACTTCTGGTCAGGGCTGATCGACTGGTTCCGCGTGCGCCTGGTTGCCGACGGCATGATCAATGCCGCCGATCTGGACCTGGTGCAGCTGATCGACGATCCGGCGGCGATCGTCGAGGCGATCTTCCGCTTCTTCGAGACGCGCGGCTTCGAGATGTCGCCCGCAGAGCGCGAAATGCAGTTCAGCCTGTGA
- a CDS encoding homoserine kinase has product MSVFTTVTPDEMGAFLKRYAIGGLVELKGIAAGITNTNYFVTTTHGRYVLTLFETLRADELPYYVNLLAHLAQHGIAVAGPIANHDNAFVDTLNGKPTLLVNCLPGAVIDTPNAAQCREVGEMLAQMHLAARHYRGHMANPRGAAWRESVAAEVYPFMPADDAAELAAEVASLAAQDFAALPAGVIHADLFRDNALIDGDRVGGFIDFYYACNDTLAYDVAITLNDWCVRNDGDIDADRARALLAGYQGVRAFEPAELAAWPQLLRAAAVRFWVSRLYDFHKPAAGEMTFAKDPGHFQRVLRQHVARTDFWL; this is encoded by the coding sequence ATGTCCGTCTTCACTACCGTCACGCCCGATGAAATGGGCGCCTTCCTCAAGCGCTACGCCATCGGCGGTCTGGTCGAGCTCAAGGGCATCGCGGCCGGCATCACCAATACCAATTACTTCGTCACGACCACGCACGGCCGCTACGTGCTGACCCTGTTCGAGACGCTGCGGGCCGACGAGCTGCCTTACTACGTCAATCTGCTCGCGCATCTGGCGCAGCACGGCATCGCCGTCGCCGGGCCGATCGCCAACCACGACAATGCCTTCGTCGATACGCTGAACGGCAAGCCGACGCTGCTGGTCAACTGCCTGCCCGGCGCCGTGATCGATACGCCGAATGCCGCACAGTGCCGCGAGGTCGGCGAGATGCTGGCGCAGATGCATCTGGCCGCGCGGCATTACCGCGGCCACATGGCCAACCCGCGCGGCGCGGCGTGGCGCGAGTCGGTCGCGGCCGAGGTGTATCCGTTCATGCCGGCCGACGATGCGGCCGAACTCGCGGCCGAGGTCGCGTCGCTGGCAGCGCAGGACTTCGCCGCCTTGCCGGCCGGCGTCATCCACGCCGACCTGTTCCGCGACAACGCGCTGATCGACGGCGACCGCGTCGGCGGCTTCATCGACTTCTACTACGCCTGCAACGACACGCTGGCCTATGACGTCGCGATCACGCTCAACGACTGGTGCGTGCGGAACGACGGCGACATCGACGCCGACCGTGCCCGCGCGCTGCTCGCCGGCTATCAGGGCGTCCGGGCTTTCGAGCCGGCCGAGCTTGCCGCGTGGCCGCAACTGCTGCGCGCCGCGGCGGTGCGCTTCTGGGTGTCGCGGCTGTACGATTTCCACAAGCCGGCTGCCGGCGAGATGACCTTCGCCAAGGACCCGGGCCACTTCCAGCGCGTGCTGCGGCAGCACGTCGCGCGCACGGATTTCTGGCTTTAA